A single window of Oxyura jamaicensis isolate SHBP4307 breed ruddy duck chromosome 3, BPBGC_Ojam_1.0, whole genome shotgun sequence DNA harbors:
- the HMGN3 gene encoding high mobility group nucleosome-binding domain-containing protein 3 isoform X2 produces MPKRKSPEGAEGKDAAKVTKQEPTRRSARLSAKPAPPKPEPKPRKTTKKEPGTKANKGAKGKKDEKQEAAKEGTTPSENGENKAEEIRISRSTVSVSTSRGAPPSTLSVKGQIETVKVKGSEN; encoded by the exons tctCCAGAGGGTGCTGAAGGCAAGGATGCAGCAAAAGTAACTAAACAAGAG cCCACGAGACGATCAGCAAGATTGTCAGCT aAACCTGCTCCACCAAAACCTGAACCCAAGCCAAGGAAAACCACTAAG AAGGAACCTGGAACAAAGGCCAACAAAGGTGCTAAAGGGAAGAAGGATGAAAAGCAAGAAGCTGCAAAGGAAGGTACTACACCATCTGAAAATGgtgaaaataaagctgaagaG ATTCGCATCTCTCGCTCAACTGTTAGTGTTTCAACATCCAGAGGTGCCCCACCCAGCACACTGTCAGTAAAAGGGCAGATTGAAACAGTGAAAGTTAAGG GCTCAGAAAACTGA
- the HMGN3 gene encoding high mobility group nucleosome-binding domain-containing protein 3 isoform X3, with amino-acid sequence MPKRKSPEGAEGKDAAKVTKQEPTRRSARLSAKPAPPKPEPKPRKTTKEPGTKANKGAKGKKDEKQEAAKEGTTPSENGENKAEEIRISRSTVSVSTSRGAPPSTLSVKGQIETVKVKGSEN; translated from the exons tctCCAGAGGGTGCTGAAGGCAAGGATGCAGCAAAAGTAACTAAACAAGAG cCCACGAGACGATCAGCAAGATTGTCAGCT aAACCTGCTCCACCAAAACCTGAACCCAAGCCAAGGAAAACCACTAAG GAACCTGGAACAAAGGCCAACAAAGGTGCTAAAGGGAAGAAGGATGAAAAGCAAGAAGCTGCAAAGGAAGGTACTACACCATCTGAAAATGgtgaaaataaagctgaagaG ATTCGCATCTCTCGCTCAACTGTTAGTGTTTCAACATCCAGAGGTGCCCCACCCAGCACACTGTCAGTAAAAGGGCAGATTGAAACAGTGAAAGTTAAGG GCTCAGAAAACTGA
- the HMGN3 gene encoding high mobility group nucleosome-binding domain-containing protein 3 isoform X1, with the protein MPKRKSPEGAEGKDAAKVTKQEPTRRSARLSAKPAPPKPEPKPRKTTKKEPGTKANKGAKGKKDEKQEAAKEGTTPSENGENKAEEIRISRSTVSVSTSRGAPPSTLSVKGQIETVKVKGTVEHSACVQ; encoded by the exons tctCCAGAGGGTGCTGAAGGCAAGGATGCAGCAAAAGTAACTAAACAAGAG cCCACGAGACGATCAGCAAGATTGTCAGCT aAACCTGCTCCACCAAAACCTGAACCCAAGCCAAGGAAAACCACTAAG AAGGAACCTGGAACAAAGGCCAACAAAGGTGCTAAAGGGAAGAAGGATGAAAAGCAAGAAGCTGCAAAGGAAGGTACTACACCATCTGAAAATGgtgaaaataaagctgaagaG ATTCGCATCTCTCGCTCAACTGTTAGTGTTTCAACATCCAGAGGTGCCCCACCCAGCACACTGTCAGTAAAAGGGCAGATTGAAACAGTGAAAGTTAAGGGTACGGTAGAGCATTCTGCATGTGTGCAGTGA